The region aaaacagatgaacataggggaagggaaggaaaacgaaaagacaaaatcagagagggagacaaaccacaagagactctttaactgtaggaaacaaagggagggttgctggaggggaagtggagaggaggatggggtaactgggtggtggccttcaggagggcacatgatgtgatgagcactgggtgttacgtgTAACTCATGAATCACTCAACTActtctggaactaataatacactatgttaattgatttttaagtttagcaaaaaaaaagtgttctttgaTGCACAGTGCAGTATTGTTTTAATAGCCAATGATTGGAAACATGCTAATATCCATCAAGAAGGGACTGATTAAGTAAATGATATAGTACATCCGTGTaacggaattttttttttttttttaagatttttatttatttatttatttatttgacagagagagaccacaagtagacagagaggcaggcagagagagagagagagagggaagcaggctcgccgccaagcagagagcccgatgcggggctcgatcccaggaccctgagatcacgacccgagctgaaggcagcagctcaacccactgagccacccaggcgcccccgtgtaACGGATTCTTTATAGTCATTAAATGTTTGCTCTAGAACACTCAGATATAAATTACGAAAGACAAGttagaaacaatataaataaaataacagcattttaaaaataagaaaatgaggatGATACTAATACAAGTATCGAAAAAAGTTCTAGATGAGTGTGTATTAGTGAACTATAAAGGGAATCTCTGGGAGAGAAGCATGGCGGGGGGGACTCTTGTTTTCTTTACTGGTTTTCTAATGACTTGAATTGTATAACCAcatattgtttttaaaacatgttttacaatttgtattttaaaaagtatggttctagctctgttttgtttctattgaAATAGGTGTGAGTCACCGTGTCCTAAAGCAAGTTGCAGAACAGTTTCTCAACAGGAGGGGTGGGCTTGGTTTACCTGGTGCGAAGGCCAGATACCGTGGAGGTAAGCATTTTGTTGTTAGGGCCGATTTATCAGAAGGACGTGTCCCAGCACAGTAGTGTATTGGAGTAGGACAGGCCTGATTACTTACCACCAAACAGACTCCGTGTGGAAGGAAGGGATTAGATTGCTCCAGTGTTGTGTATTaaacatgtttgtgtgtgtgttgtggggagaGCAAGACGGTATGCTGGGAGCACCAGGCCACAGAAATGTTGTTAATCTCCGGGTGATAAACATGTATATTagttagagaaataaaagccttgGTTGTGTGGTCTTACTCTAGCACCCAAGAGAGTGAAGATACTGTGCGAAACATTGAGGTCTTAGGGGAATTTTCCTTGGtatactttgtcttttttaaaggttACTAAAATGATTATAGAGATGAAGTCATTTCACTTGGGAAGTAAACTGAAATGAGACTCTgggcagataaggaaactagTAACGCTAAAATCTATGAAAGGGTACGGATGTGACAGTCctacaatttttcaaaaaattccaAAGCATTTTGGAGCCAGAAAGAACTACCTGAAGCTTTAATAAGATAGTtaacagggaaaagaaaatacagtggtTTTTTCCATTCTAAACAAATGAACATGTAGGGTTAGGTATTTCTTCGCATTCTACAAATCACAAATAAGTAGAGATTTAAGAGTGGCTGGGAAGTAATAAGTTAACTAAATCCTCCCAGTCCCATGAAGTTATTTTATCCCTGAACACCTTCTATTGCTTGGGCACACCAGAATACaagacacttttcttttttttttttttttttttttttttttttttttttaaagattttatttatttattatttatttgacagagagagagatcacaagtaggcagagagagaggaggaagaagcaggcttcccgcggagcggagagcccgatgcggggctcgatctcaggaccccgagatcatgacccgagccgaaggcagtggcctaatccactgagccttTTCTTGAGAGAAATGTGTGTAACCTGTCTTTTTTGTGTTTAGAGACTTTACTCCCTGACAGTTGCTCCCAAAGTGACAGCCGCGGCCGCCCCTGCAGGAGTGCCTTCACAGCCTCAGGACCTTGAGGTCAGGCCCACTGAGTGGCTCACTGGAACCCACACACGGCCTGTCTGTCTTTGGTAAGATAAAAGCGTTGATCACTTCtccctttattttaaatacagtttacCAAATTACCAAACGGCTTAGTGATGGCTTCTCTGGAAAACTACGCTCCTGCATCAAGAAAAGTTTGTTCATTAAAGCCGGCAGCAGATCTGAGGACTCCAGCAACTTAGGAACCTCTCATGTGCTTCGTCTTGCATCCAGTTTGGTAAGCATCTTTACTGTCTCACTCTGTTCAGGAATGCTTCGGTATCTCGATCgtacagaaaagaaaagctgttgtgtgttttgttttataatacttAAACTAAAAAGGATCCGCTGTGTAGGTAAAGTTCTTTTGAATCTAATGACAGTTAGACATTAGATTGTGATGTAGTGTGATGTTTGCCAACTTGGCattgataaattcctaaaaatacagttgttctttctttttccagactACTAAAGGAGGTTCATCTTTCAAGATAACCCGTGGAATCGAAGGAGTTGGTGGTAAATTAAGGtttgttaaaaataagtaacagtAAATGAATAGTGAAAACACCAGAAAATATTTGATTATAAGGGTACTTTTCTGTTTTATCAAGGCAGTTAAGGATTTATTAAACAGACACAAGAAGAAGGCTACTGAATTTAACTACATGAAAATGTAAGACATCTTTATGCCTTAAAGTGAAAATTCAAGTAACTGGCAGTAAGATTTGCAACATACATAACATGGAGaagattatttggaaaatataaagaattacaaATTAGAAGACAAGCAAATAGGAAATCGATGGACAAAGGGTAGGTACCGTCTATTCCCAGAGGCAGAAGCCAGAAACACTGATCTTTACTTGGAATCACAATGTGATGCTATTACCCGACAGACTTATGTATCGTGTTGGCGGTGttaagagggagaatcttttctACGATTAGTGGAATAAATTGATACAACTATGTAGAAAAGAATCAAGGAAAATCCTGTCATATTGAAAAGGAGCATATGTTGCAAATTAAGTTTTAATCCACCTGGGCAAAGATactctttatttttgtaaagccTGGAAATACTTTAAATGCCATCTGCAGGGAAATGGGATAAGTAAAGTATGATCTAGTGATGTGATGAGACTAGTGCACAGCAGTTAAGGGATGAACTAGATTATTCCAGTTAAATGTTTTGTGGAAAAACAAGATGTTTTTATGgtatgagttttaaaaaatataataatatgtagtgctatctttaaaaaaagctggTGATGCCTGGgatgctcaggtcgtgatcctagcgtcctgggatcaagccccacatcgggctccttgcttggccagaaacctgcttctccttcatccttctcctcctgcttgggttccttctcttactctctctcaaataagtaaataaaatcttaaaaaaaaaaaaaaaaaaagagtactgctTACGATTATGCTTGTCTCtagagtgggaaggagggagtgagTTCAGTCGGAGAAGAGTACAAAGACATTTTcagctttgccatttttttaagttCGTACATGAAATTTACTGCTTTAAGTGTACAGGCCTTTGGCGTGAAGTGGCATTAAGAAACCATCActacggggtgcctggatggctcagtgggttaaagcctctgccttcggctcgggtcatgatctcagggccctgggattgagcctcacatcgggctctctgctcagtagggagcctgcttcctcctctctctctctctgcctgcctctctgcctacttgtgatctgtttgtcaaataaataaataaaatcttaaaaaagaaaaaag is a window of Meles meles chromosome 21, mMelMel3.1 paternal haplotype, whole genome shotgun sequence DNA encoding:
- the LOC123933386 gene encoding cytochrome b-c1 complex subunit 2, mitochondrial-like, translated to MALIGLGVSHRVLKQVAEQFLNRRGGLGLPGAKARYRGVYQITKRLSDGFSGKLRSCIKKSLFIKAGSRSEDSSNLGTSHVLRLASSLTTKGGSSFKITRGIEGVGGKLSVTSTRESMAYTVECLRDHVDILMEFLLNVTTSPEFRRGEVAALQSQLRTDKAVAFQNPQAHVL